In Janthinobacterium rivuli, a single genomic region encodes these proteins:
- a CDS encoding helix-turn-helix transcriptional regulator, with amino-acid sequence MTTTKKFLRLPAVIEATGWSRATVWRKVKAGVLPAPIPIGPKSIAWDAEEIAQWQQRCIDARRGVA; translated from the coding sequence ATGACCACGACTAAAAAATTCCTCCGCTTGCCTGCGGTCATCGAGGCCACCGGCTGGTCCCGCGCCACAGTCTGGCGCAAGGTGAAGGCAGGCGTGTTGCCAGCACCTATTCCCATCGGCCCTAAGTCTATCGCGTGGGACGCGGAAGAGATCGCTCAATGGCAGCAGCGCTGTATTGACGCTAGGCGTGGAGTCGCTTGA
- a CDS encoding RES family NAD+ phosphorylase — protein sequence MSDPRLCCPECFGDRHLRRELFPTLSKTSGNCSYCDSTEQPLLDPILLREQFELVIGVYKQDPVGKTLVEFLKEDWRLFERLDIAHAKDLLSDILDDGQIVRERFQAVVERKSEGLTNWQNRCVELMHSNRFFPTTRVDLERLEELLSNLLLDQADMPQLWYRARIQGSEGTYLSEHMGAPPPELASHGRANPAGIPYLYISSSPATAISEVRPHSGDFISVAAITLPEGLKIADLRNPRKMVSPFILPDSQEVSEMCEDVRLLERLGEELTRPVLPKSAAYDYIPSQYLCEFAKKCGYDGVMYRSSVDGGVNLALFDPAKGTANNVTVHSVSRVSVQFHAV from the coding sequence ATGAGCGACCCGCGCCTGTGCTGCCCCGAGTGCTTCGGCGATCGACATCTACGACGAGAACTGTTTCCCACTCTATCTAAAACGTCCGGCAATTGTTCCTATTGCGACTCGACCGAGCAACCGCTACTAGATCCGATACTCCTTCGTGAACAGTTTGAACTTGTGATCGGCGTCTACAAACAAGATCCGGTAGGCAAGACTTTAGTCGAATTCCTCAAAGAGGACTGGAGATTATTCGAGCGCTTAGATATTGCTCATGCAAAGGACTTGCTTAGCGATATTCTGGATGATGGTCAGATAGTGCGCGAACGGTTTCAAGCCGTGGTAGAGCGAAAATCTGAAGGGCTTACCAATTGGCAGAATCGTTGTGTGGAACTCATGCATTCGAATCGCTTTTTTCCTACCACTAGGGTGGACTTGGAGCGCCTAGAAGAGTTACTGTCAAATCTACTACTTGACCAAGCTGACATGCCGCAATTATGGTACCGCGCAAGAATCCAAGGGTCCGAAGGGACGTATCTCTCTGAGCATATGGGCGCGCCGCCACCTGAACTTGCATCGCACGGTAGAGCAAATCCAGCTGGAATTCCATATCTATACATCTCATCTAGCCCCGCAACGGCGATTTCGGAGGTCAGGCCACATAGCGGCGATTTCATATCTGTAGCAGCGATAACGCTCCCGGAGGGCTTGAAGATTGCAGACCTGCGCAATCCACGAAAGATGGTCTCGCCTTTTATCTTGCCCGACAGTCAAGAGGTGTCAGAGATGTGCGAGGATGTTCGCCTATTGGAGCGTCTAGGCGAGGAGTTGACCCGTCCCGTCTTACCCAAGTCGGCAGCCTACGACTACATTCCAAGCCAATACCTTTGCGAGTTTGCGAAGAAGTGCGGCTACGATGGCGTAATGTATCGCAGCTCAGTTGACGGCGGAGTCAACCTGGCCCTGTTTGATCCTGCCAAGGGGACTGCAAACAATGTAACAGTCCATTCAGTCTCACGTGTGTCTGTGCAGTTCCACGCCGTCTGA
- a CDS encoding sce7725 family protein, with translation MYYPYFRGKQFDLITIRECAPLMAKVGFTPIVEPVKENLNGLKRAIDAVNSAGGDLILIVNPVNGEHSEDPAALTALMQDELNEHQNIAPGILLSEGMTVEAIMALCNSYRERQITLIHSGFTDRTLADHLEREGMAIRHVFVGDNRLYRKHFKGDERILVLNGFEKRANRQHPEYEEFSDLHVTFEELGMDGFGDFLIVGADYSDGGGPAYSVAIHLTCIDPSKDDAMFIHHFKSIRYETPTDPAGKFAEALDNLAAEVNSEGTNILKTNAVLEFLSLRDSGHFPGLGYAKKLSMNHHIETLAAYFLAKK, from the coding sequence ATGTACTATCCATACTTCCGTGGTAAGCAATTCGATTTAATCACTATCCGAGAATGCGCGCCTCTTATGGCGAAAGTCGGATTCACTCCAATTGTAGAACCGGTCAAGGAAAACTTGAACGGTCTCAAGCGTGCTATTGATGCGGTTAACTCGGCTGGAGGGGACCTTATCCTGATTGTCAATCCTGTAAATGGAGAGCACTCTGAGGACCCGGCGGCGCTGACAGCTCTGATGCAAGACGAGTTGAACGAACATCAAAATATCGCTCCCGGCATCCTTTTGAGCGAAGGAATGACCGTTGAAGCGATCATGGCCCTATGTAACTCATATCGTGAGCGGCAGATTACACTCATACATAGCGGCTTCACGGATCGAACACTGGCAGATCATCTAGAGCGAGAGGGGATGGCTATCCGCCACGTATTTGTAGGGGACAATCGTTTATATAGGAAGCACTTCAAAGGTGACGAACGAATTCTCGTTCTAAATGGATTTGAAAAGCGCGCCAACAGGCAGCATCCCGAGTACGAGGAATTTTCTGATCTTCACGTGACTTTTGAAGAACTAGGAATGGATGGATTCGGTGACTTCTTGATAGTGGGTGCCGACTATAGCGATGGAGGTGGTCCGGCTTACTCAGTTGCAATTCATCTGACTTGCATTGACCCATCAAAAGATGATGCTATGTTTATTCATCATTTCAAATCAATTCGCTATGAAACTCCAACAGACCCTGCAGGAAAATTTGCGGAAGCGCTTGACAATTTAGCCGCTGAAGTCAATTCAGAAGGTACGAATATTCTGAAAACCAATGCGGTTCTAGAGTTTTTGTCTCTCCGTGACAGTGGCCATTTCCCAGGGTTGGGCTATGCGAAAAAGTTGTCCATGAATCATCATATTGAAACGCTTGCAGCATATTTTCTTGCAAAAAAATGA
- a CDS encoding phage integrase N-terminal domain-containing protein, giving the protein MRDLNYQLKQLCHRNRDGSFATQADRERLLNLCANDLAERGFQHMSVDSLKPKHVAALLDKWKQDGVSTGTIKNRMSALRWWAEKIGKENIIARTNGEYGIAERVFVTNVSKAKVLDADTLARVNDPYTRMSLQLQAAFGLRREESIKIKPGWADGGSVLRLQDSWTKGGKYREVPIATMQQRAMLEAAKALVGKGSLIPAQLRYRDQLNRFRAQCDKAGIHGVHGLRHEYAQRRYAELTGRPSPASGGPTSRQLDASQKLVDHAARLKISAEMGHGREQVTSIYLGR; this is encoded by the coding sequence ATGCGCGACCTGAACTACCAGCTCAAGCAACTGTGTCACCGCAACCGGGATGGCAGTTTTGCGACGCAGGCCGACCGCGAGCGCCTATTAAACCTGTGCGCCAACGACCTGGCGGAACGAGGCTTCCAGCATATGAGCGTGGACAGCCTGAAACCGAAGCATGTGGCGGCGCTGCTCGACAAGTGGAAGCAGGATGGCGTCAGTACTGGAACCATCAAGAATCGCATGAGCGCCCTGCGCTGGTGGGCCGAGAAGATCGGCAAGGAAAACATCATCGCGCGCACCAACGGCGAATACGGCATCGCAGAGCGGGTGTTTGTCACCAATGTCTCGAAGGCGAAGGTGCTCGATGCCGACACGCTGGCCCGCGTGAACGATCCTTATACGCGCATGTCCTTGCAGTTGCAGGCGGCGTTTGGATTGCGGCGCGAGGAAAGCATCAAGATCAAGCCGGGATGGGCCGATGGCGGGAGCGTCTTGCGGCTGCAGGATAGCTGGACCAAGGGCGGCAAATACCGGGAGGTGCCGATTGCCACCATGCAGCAGCGCGCCATGCTGGAAGCGGCCAAGGCGCTGGTGGGCAAAGGCAGCTTGATTCCGGCGCAGTTGCGCTATCGGGACCAGTTGAACCGCTTTCGTGCGCAGTGCGATAAGGCTGGCATCCATGGTGTGCATGGTCTGCGCCATGAGTACGCGCAGCGGCGCTATGCCGAGCTGACTGGCCGACCGAGTCCAGCCAGTGGCGGCCCGACGTCGAGGCAGCTGGATGCTTCACAAAAATTGGTAGATCACGCCGCGCGGCTGAAGATTTCGGCGGAGATGGGGCATGGGCGTGAGCAGGTCACTTCCATCTACCTGGGCAGATGA
- a CDS encoding sce7726 family protein codes for MNNKKMTENSQLAATARMFSSVVVQELARQGRSRTFARLLGESALHEVVSGSAPLSAFFESAFALLTRKNFRYEYAYRAAVTHKILLGIHSLNTASMLSEFRIGTCKADLVILNGASTVYEIKSERDNLDRLPNQIAAYFKVFSRVNIITSENHIDAVLDSVPDDVGVLLLNSRLKISPVREAQDRLKDLCPLTLLDSLHRNEAFEILKYFGVPIPDVPNTRIHSELATIFSRLPPNKLHECMIRVLKETRSLLPLSELARALPKSLKPLAFSSSIRERDHERLIASLSTPVAEALTWA; via the coding sequence ATGAACAACAAAAAAATGACCGAGAACTCCCAGCTTGCGGCCACCGCAAGAATGTTCTCGTCTGTGGTTGTTCAAGAGTTGGCAAGGCAAGGAAGGTCTCGCACGTTTGCTCGCTTGCTTGGCGAATCTGCATTGCATGAAGTAGTCAGCGGTTCCGCACCGCTAAGTGCATTTTTTGAATCTGCGTTTGCGCTCTTGACACGGAAGAACTTTCGGTATGAGTATGCCTACCGAGCCGCCGTCACGCATAAAATTTTACTTGGTATCCACTCACTAAACACCGCCTCAATGCTGTCGGAATTTAGAATTGGGACATGCAAGGCTGACCTGGTCATATTGAATGGCGCATCCACTGTCTACGAGATCAAGTCTGAACGTGATAACCTTGATCGACTTCCGAATCAAATCGCCGCGTACTTTAAAGTCTTTTCACGTGTAAACATCATAACGAGCGAGAATCACATAGACGCGGTGCTCGACAGCGTCCCCGATGATGTAGGTGTGTTGCTTCTCAATAGCCGCCTTAAAATTTCCCCCGTACGAGAGGCCCAAGACCGGCTGAAGGATCTGTGTCCGTTGACATTGCTTGACTCGCTACATAGGAACGAAGCGTTTGAAATCCTAAAATATTTCGGTGTGCCCATTCCGGATGTTCCTAATACCCGCATTCACAGCGAATTAGCTACAATCTTCTCAAGATTGCCGCCAAACAAACTCCATGAGTGTATGATAAGGGTCCTAAAAGAAACCCGTAGCTTGCTTCCGCTATCTGAGCTTGCGCGAGCGTTACCAAAGTCATTGAAGCCCTTGGCGTTTTCAAGTTCAATACGCGAGCGGGATCATGAAAGGCTAATCGCATCGCTCTCCACTCCGGTTGCGGAGGCCCTCACCTGGGCTTAA
- a CDS encoding tyrosine-type recombinase/integrase produces the protein MPKIIAPLTDLLIRNAKPRERPYKMFDGDGMYLVVAPTGSRIWRFKFRQANGKENTLTFGPYPEITLQDAREKRLATRRLLLQGIDPAKHRDDAKRLAKDKASNTFEKIAREWHGNKVPTWSERTAKNTIQRLQADIFPAIGRMPIDEIKHRDLIAALRKIEERGASEVAHRLRAVCASIFSYAIQCGFTERNLVTDMKDVLKTVRAGHFAAINADELPLFLAILDRNEARMFAPTRIALRLMLLCFVRTSELIETPWCEIDLERGEWIIPWQRMKRGKLTVNPDMTNHHVCLSRQALELLRELHAITGRSKYLFPNQRDHEKPISNNTILVALGRMGYKGKMTGHGFRALAMSTIKERLGYRHEVVDRQLAHAPKDKVASAYDRAQFLAERRRMMQDWADYIDAVSGKGEPPQAPRLTLISGEFSRDGGTGGHHV, from the coding sequence ATGCCAAAGATCATTGCTCCGCTGACAGATTTACTCATCCGCAACGCCAAGCCACGCGAGCGGCCATACAAAATGTTCGATGGTGACGGCATGTACCTCGTCGTCGCTCCTACCGGCTCCCGCATCTGGCGGTTCAAGTTCCGGCAGGCCAACGGCAAAGAGAATACGCTGACGTTCGGCCCTTACCCGGAAATTACCTTGCAGGATGCACGTGAAAAGCGCCTGGCGACACGCCGCCTGCTACTGCAAGGAATCGACCCCGCCAAGCATCGCGACGATGCCAAACGCTTGGCAAAGGATAAGGCGTCCAACACGTTCGAAAAAATCGCGCGCGAGTGGCACGGCAACAAAGTGCCCACGTGGAGCGAACGCACCGCCAAGAACACCATCCAGCGCCTGCAAGCGGACATCTTTCCAGCCATTGGCCGCATGCCGATCGATGAGATAAAGCACCGCGATCTGATCGCCGCGCTGCGCAAGATCGAGGAGCGTGGCGCAAGTGAAGTCGCCCATCGCCTGAGAGCGGTATGTGCGTCAATTTTCAGCTACGCGATTCAGTGCGGATTCACAGAGCGCAATCTGGTCACCGATATGAAGGATGTGTTGAAGACTGTCCGCGCCGGACACTTTGCCGCCATCAACGCCGACGAACTACCGCTGTTCCTGGCCATTCTGGACCGCAACGAAGCACGTATGTTCGCGCCGACCCGCATTGCGCTGCGTCTGATGCTGCTGTGCTTTGTGCGCACCAGCGAGTTGATCGAGACGCCCTGGTGTGAAATTGACCTGGAGCGCGGCGAGTGGATCATTCCATGGCAGCGCATGAAGCGTGGCAAGCTGACCGTCAATCCGGATATGACCAACCATCACGTCTGCCTGTCGCGCCAGGCGCTGGAGCTGCTGCGCGAACTGCACGCGATCACGGGCCGCAGCAAGTACCTGTTCCCGAATCAGCGCGACCACGAAAAGCCGATCAGCAACAACACGATACTGGTGGCGCTTGGACGCATGGGATACAAAGGCAAGATGACCGGCCACGGCTTTCGGGCGCTGGCCATGAGCACCATCAAGGAGCGCCTGGGCTACCGGCATGAAGTCGTGGACCGGCAACTGGCACATGCACCGAAGGATAAGGTGGCCAGCGCCTATGACCGGGCGCAGTTCCTGGCTGAACGGCGCCGGATGATGCAGGATTGGGCCGACTACATCGATGCCGTAAGCGGCAAGGGAGAGCCGCCGCAGGCGCCCAGATTAACGCTGATCAGTGGTGAATTCAGCCGGGATGGCGGAACGGGAGGGCACCATGTCTAA